A genomic window from Lotus japonicus ecotype B-129 chromosome 1, LjGifu_v1.2 includes:
- the LOC130727451 gene encoding uncharacterized protein LOC130727451, translating into MADPESALTVAETESHLTSLIYEISNEAQSVMENMLKMTAEINQNSAVIDEEVEKCKGSALERKRALDEEKDHFQKAAYAVLDMLNRD; encoded by the exons ATGGCGGATCCAGAGTCAGCACTAACGGTAGCAGAAACCGAAAGCCACCTCACCTCTCTCATCTACG AGATTTCAAATGAAGCACAATCGGTGATGGAGAACATGCTTAAGATGACAGC TGAAATTAATCAGAATTCTGCAGTGATAGATGAAGAGGTGGAGAAATGCAAAGGTTCTGCTCTCGAGAGGAAAAGAGCCTTAGATGAAGAGAAGGATCATTTTCAGAAAGCTGCTTATGCTGTTCTTGACATGCTCAACAGAGATTAA
- the LOC130727449 gene encoding potassium channel KAT3, which produces MSLPSLVRRRSTAEIRNLAAVSSSLLPAFGTVLNEGNTNLRKHVIAPYDRRYRLWQMFLVVLVVYSAWASAFELAFRTLSVGSLLVVDLVVDVFFAIDIVLTFFVAYLDTSTYFLVDDHKKIAIRYVKKLHFAMDLASTVPIQQIYQLLAGKSHGNEFFGFLNLLRLWRLRRVSELFTRLEKDIRVSYSVTRFFKLVCVTLCAVHFAGCTYFWLAVHHKNPENTWIGKQMEDFKHRSVWLGYTYSMYWSMVTLSTVGYGDLHAENSKEKLFNILYMLFNIGLTAYIIGNMTNLVVHNSVRTIAMRDAYNKILQYASKNRLPEGLKEQMLAHTQLKFKTAELQQEQVLQDLPKAIRAGIAQHLFRNVVENAYLFKGVSNDFITLLVTEMKVEYYPSKVDIILQNEMPAYFYILVSGSVDVLIYKNGSEKFLHKLEPGSTAGEIGVMFNSPQPYTVRSRRLSQVIRINHHHFKQMVQPFSDDGKAIINNFIQFMKGLKRDVLEEIPCVTELLGDLNDEHLTQTQGTHNEVRSHEDDPYEEGRTESSNPQSSPVPIRVKIYGHRPNENEMGNGTTPKLILLPNSLEDLFRVAEKKFGKRGSKIVMADGSEVEELSALRENDELYII; this is translated from the exons ATGTCATTGCCATCTCTAGTTAGAAGACGTTCAACTGCGGAAATAAGGAACTTGGCCGCAGTTTCCAGCAGCCTCTTACCAGCATTTGGCACCGTTTTGAATGAAGGTAACACGAATCTAAGAAAACATGTCATCGCTCCCTATGACCGAAGATATAG GTTGTGGCAAATGTTCCTAGTGGTATTGGTGGTTTATTCAGCCTGGGCTTCTGCATTTGAGCTAGCTTTCAGAACACTGTCAGTTGGGTCATTGTTGGTGGTTGATCTAGTTGTGGATGTGTTCTTTGCAATTGATATAGTTCTAACTTTCTTCGTGGCTTACTTGGATACTTCAACTTATTTCCTTGTTGATGACCATAAGAAGATTGCTATTAGGTACGTCAAGAAGTTACACTTTGCCATGGACCTGGCTTCTACTGTGCCAATTCAGCAGATATACCAACTTCTGGCAGGTAAATCACACGGAAATGAGTTCTTTGGTTTCCTGAATTTGCTTAGACTCTGGCGATTAAGGCGTGTTAGCGAACTCTTCACGAG GCTAGAGAAAGACATACGAGTTAGCTACTCGGTAACAAGATTTTTTAAGCTTGTATGC GTTACGCTATGTGCAGTGCACTTCGCAGGCTGCACGTATTTCTGGTTGGCGGTACATCATAAAAATCCTGAAAACACATGGATCGGGAAGCAAATGGAGGATTTTAAACATAGAAGTGTCTGGTTGGGTTACACTTATTCCATGTACTGGTCAATGGTCACTCTTAGCACTGTTGGCTATGGAGATTTACATGCAGAAAATTCAAAGGAGAAGCTTttcaatatattatatatgCTGTTTAACATTGGCCTCACAGCATATATAATCGGAAACATGACAAATCTGGTGGTTCATAACTCTGTCCGAACCATTGCCATg AGAGATGCCTACAACAAAATATTACAATATGCAAGCAAAAACAGACTCCCAGAAGGTTTGAAGGAGCAAATGTTGGCACACACACAATTGAAGTTCAAGACAGCAGAGTTACAGCAAGAACAAGTGCTACAAGACCTGCCTAAAGCAATTAGAGCCGGCATTGCTCAGCATCTTTTCCGCAATGTAGTTGAAAATGCATATTTATTTAAAGGAGTTTCTAATGATTTTATCACACTGCTG GTAACAGAAATGAAAGTAGAATACTACCCATCTAAGGTTGACATAATCTTGCAAAATGAGATGCCAGCATATTTCTACATTTTGGTGTCTGGATCAGTG gatgtgttgatatacaAGAATGGGTCTGAAAAG TTCTTGCACAAACTAGAACCAGGAAGCACGGCAGGAGAAATCGGCGTGATGTTTAATAGTCCACAACCTTATACAGTGAGAAGTAGAAGGCTCTCCCAGGTTATACGAATCAATCATCACCATTTCAAGCAGATGGTGCAGCCATTCAGTGACGATGGGAAGGCAATCATCAACAACTTCATTCAG TTTATGAAAGGTCTAAAAAGAGACGTGCTAGAAGAAATACCATGCGTAACAGAATTGCTGGGTGACCTGAATGATGAG CATCTAACACAAACGCAGGGCACACACAATGAAGTTAGAAGTCATGAAGATGATCCATATGAAGAAG GGAGAACAGAAAGTTCCAATCCACAGTCAAGCCCAGTCCCCATCAGAGTCAAAATCTACGGACATCGTCCCAATGAAAACGAAATGGGAAACGGAACAACACCGAAGCTCATACTTCTCCCAAATTCACTCGAGGATCTTTTCAGAGTCGCAG AGAAAAAGTTTGGAAAACGCGGAAGCAAAATTGTTATGGCTGATGGCTCAGAAGTAGAAGAACTAAGCGCCTTAAGAGAGAACGATGAATTATATATCATCTAA